A portion of the Glycine max cultivar Williams 82 chromosome 10, Glycine_max_v4.0, whole genome shotgun sequence genome contains these proteins:
- the LOC100782216 gene encoding pentatricopeptide repeat-containing protein At1g71490, giving the protein MAYSSIVPRHLFLSRLQKCIPKSWKQAPQQPLQKPIFCSDASMVGVLIASLKDFVTHGHLTNAFKTFFQIQHHAASSHLLLHPIGSLLLACTHFKSLSQGKQLHAQVISLGLDQNPILVSRLVNFYTNVNLLVDAQFVTESSNTLDPLHWNLLISAYVRNGFFVEALCVYKNMLNKKIEPDEYTYPSVLKACGESLDFNSGLEVHRSIEASSMEWSLFVHNALVSMYGRFGKLEIARHLFDNMPRRDSVSWNTIISCYASRGIWKEAFQLFGSMQEEGVEMNVIIWNTIAGGCLHSGNFRGALQLISQMRTSIHLDAIAMVVGLNACSHIGAIKLGKEIHGHAVRTCFDVFDNVKNALITMYSRCRDLGHAFILFHRTEEKGLITWNAMLSGYAHMDRYEEVTFLFREMLQEGMEPNYVTIASVLPLCARIANLQHGKEFHCYIMKHKQFEEYLLLWNALVDMYSRSGRVLEARKVFDSLTKRDEVTYTSMILGYGMKGEGETTLKLFEEMCKLEIKPDHVTMVAVLTACSHSGLVAQGQVLFKRMIDVHGIVPRLEHYACMADLFGRAGLLNKAKEFITGMPYKPTSAMWATLLGACRIHGNTEMGEWAAGKLLEMKPDHSGYYVLIANMYAAAGSWRKLAEVRTYMRNLGVRKAPGCAWVDVGSEFSPFLVGDSSNPHASEIYPLMDGLNELMKDAGYVRSEELVSSEEDFEEMNIAGNAY; this is encoded by the coding sequence ATGGCATATTCCTCAATAGTACCCAGACACCTCTTCTTGTCTCGCCTTCAGAAGTGCATCCCAAAATCATGGAAACAAGCTCCCCAACAACCACTTCAAAAACCCATCTTTTGTAGTGATGCATCAATGGTTGGTGTTCTCATTGCATCCCTCAAGGACTTTGTGACCCATGGCCACTTAACCAATGCATTCAAAACCTTCTTTCAAATACAGCACCATGCTGCTTCTTCCCACCTTCTCTTACACCCCATTGGCTCTCTCCTTTTGGCTTGCACCCATTTTAAGTCACTGTCACAGGGTAAGCAGCTTCATGCTCAAGTCATCTCACTGGGTCTTGATCAAAATCCTATCTTGGTTTCAAGGCTTGTTAATTTTTACACAAATGTTAATCTCCTTGTTGATGCCCAATTTGTTACTGAGAGCTCTAATACTTTGGATCCTTTACATTGGAATTTGCTAATCTCGGCATATGTTAGAAATGGCTTCTTTGTGGAGGCTCTTTGTGTCTATAAGAATATGTTGaataagaagattgagccagatGAATACACTTATCCATCTGTTCTCAAGGCTTGTGGGGAATCATTGGATTTCAATTCTGGGTTGGAGGTTCACAGGTCTATTGAGGCTAGCTCCATGGAGTGGAGCTTGTTTGTGCACAATGCTTTGGtctcaatgtatggtaggttTGGGAAATTGGAGATTGCACGTCACTTGTTTGATAATATGCCACGTAGAGATTCTGTTTCTTGGAATACTATAATCAGCTGTTATGCGTCTAGGGGTATCTGGAAGGAAGCATTTCAGCTATTTGGAAGCATGCAAGAGGAGGGTGTTGAAATGAATGTGATTATATGGAACACCATTGCTGGAGGGTGCTTGCACTCGGGCAATTTCAGAGGGGCACTTCAACTTATTTCTCAGATGAGAACATCCATTCATCTGGATGCCATTGCAATGGTTGTTGGGTTAAATGCTTGTTCTCACATTGGAGCCATTAAATTGGGAAAGGAGATTCATGGCCACGCCGTGCGAACTTGCTTTGATGTGTTTGACAATGTGAAAAATGCATTGATTACTATGTATTCCAGGTGTAGAGATCTTGGCCAtgcatttattttgtttcatagAACGGAAGAGAAAGGTTTGATCACTTGGAATGCCATGCTTTCTGGATATGCCCACATGGATCGATATGAGGAAGTCACCTTCCTTTTTAGAGAGATGTTACAGGAGGGCATGGAACCCAATTATGTGACCATTGCAAGTGTTCTTCCCCTTTGTGCCCGCATAGCGAATCTGCAGCATGGCAAAGAGTTTCATTGCTACATTATGAAGCACAAACAGTTTGAGGAATATTTATTATTGTGGAATGCCCTGGTGGACATGTATTCAAGGTCTGGCAGAGTTTTAGAAGCCAGAAAAGTGTTTGATTCATTGACCAAAAGAGATGAAGTTACATACACTTCCATGATTTTGGGATATGGCATGAAGGGTGAAGGAGAAACAACtttaaaactatttgaagagatGTGCAAGTTAGAGATTAAGCCGGATCATGTAACAATGGTTGCAGTTCTAACGGCTTGTAGTCATTCTGGTCTAGTAGCCCAAGGGCAAGTTCTCTTTAAAAGGATGATAGATGTCCATGGGATAGTTCCACGGCTTGAGCACTATGCCTGCATGGCTGATCTGTTTGGGAGGGCTGGTCTTCTAAACAAAGCAAAGGAGTTTATCACAGGGATGCCATATAAGCCAACTTCGGCAATGTGGGCTACTCTTCTAGGAGCATGTCGAATCCATGGAAATACAGAGATGGGGGAATGGGCAGCAGGGAAATTGCTGGAAATGAAGCCTGATCATTCAGGCTATTATGTGTTGATTGCCAATATGTATGCAGCTGCTGGTTCTTGGAGAAAACTAGCAGAGGTGAGGACTTATATGAGAAATTTGGGGGTGAGAAAGGCTCCTGGTTGTGCTTGGGTTGATGTTGGCAGTGAGTTTTCTCCCTTTCTGGTAGGGGACTCTTCCAACCCTCATGCTTCTGAGATTTACCCCTTGATGGATGGATTGAATGAGCTAATGAAAGATGCTGGTTATGTACGTAGTGAGGAGTTAGTTTCATCAGAGGAAGATTTTGAGGAGATGAATATCGCAGGGAATGCATACTGA
- the LOC100305437 gene encoding NAK-like ser/thr protein kinase: MVWKRGSEVCHCAYPIKIDLLLLNVSQNSNWNAFLNGLATQLELQTTQIEIIKFYLLSLSTLNISVDITPHKGVSFSAEEAAKINSSLLLHKVQLDRRFVGDYKVINVTWFKPSPPSPAPTIATSPTKAPKRRAPTTTLSSTSDGGRHSNLLIILGIVTGVLFISIVCVLILCLCTMRPKTKTPPTETENSRIESAVPAVGSLPHPTSTRFIAYEELKEATNNFEPASVLGEGGFGRVFKGVLNDGTAVAIKRLTSGGQQGDKEFLVEVEMLSRLHHRNLVKLVGYYSNRDSSQNLLCYELVANGSLEAWLHGPLGINCPLDWDTRMKIALDAARGLAYLHEDSQPCVIHRDFKASNILLENNFHAKVADFGLAKQAPEGRANYLSTRVMGTFGYVAPEYAMTGHLLVKSDVYSYGVVLLELLTGRKPVDMSQPSGQENLVTWARPILRDKDRLEELADPRLGGRYPKEDFVRVCTIAAACVAPEASQRPTMGEVVQSLKMVQRITESHDPVLASSNTRPNLRQSSTTYESDGTSSMFSSGPYSGLSTFDYDNISRTAVFSEDLHEGR; encoded by the exons ATGGTGTGGAAACGTGGCAGTGAGGTTTGCCACTGTGCTTATCCCATAAAGATAGACCTGCTTCTTTTGAATGTCTCTCAAAACTCCAACTGGAATGCTTTTCTCAATGGTTTGGCCACCCAACTTGAGCTGCAGACTACacaaattgaaattattaaattttatctacTCAGCTTATCAACATTGAATATATCGGTGGATATCACTCCACATAAAGGGGTCAGTTTCTCGGCTGAGGAAGCAGCTAAAATAAACTCATCGCTTTTACTGCATAAGGTTCAACTAGACCGCAGATTCGTGGGTGACTACAAAGTAATCAATGTAACCTGGTTTAAACCTTCACCTCCTTCTCCGG CTCCTACAATTGCTACATCACCAACGAAAGCTCCCAAGAGACGAGCACCTACAACTACATTATCGAGTACTTCAGACGGGGGAAGGCATTCAAACTTGCTTATTATTCTTGGAATTGTCACTGGCGTACTCTTCATTTCCATTGTATGTGTACTTATACTTTGCTTATGCACAATGAggccaaaaacaaaaacacctcCCACAGAAACTG AAAATTCAAGGATTGAAAGTGCAGTTCCTGCTGTTGGGTCTCTTCCCCACCCAACCAGTACCCGCTTTATTGCTTACGAAGAACTTAAAGAAgcaacaaataattttgaacCAGCAAGTGTACTTGGAGAAGGAGGTTTTGGTAGAGTTTTTAAAGGTGTCTTAAATGATGGAACTGCTGTTGCAATTAAGAGACTTACCAGTGGAGGGCAACAAGGTGATAAAGAATTTTTAGTTGAGGTTGAGATGCTTAGTCGGTTGCATCATCGTAACCTTGTAAAACTAGTGGGATACTATAGCAATCGCGACTCATCACAAAATCTACTTTGCTATGAGCTTGTCGCAAATGGAAGCTTGGAGGCCTGGCTTCATG GTCCCCTGGGAATAAATTGCCCCTTGGATTGGGACACTAGAATGAAGATCGCCCTTGATGCTGCAAGAGGACTTGCATACCTGCATGAAGATTCACAGCCCTGTGTTATACACAGAGATTTCAAGGCATCAAACATATTGCTTGAAAACAACTTTCATGCTAAAGTTGCAGATTTCGGTCTAGCTAAACAGGCACCCGAAGGCAGGGCTAATTATCTATCTACTAGAGTCATGGGAACATTTGG GTATGTAGCGCCCGAGTATGCCATGACCGGACACCTACTTGTTAAAAGCGACGTTTATAGCTACGGGGTTGTCTTGCTGGAACTGTTGACCGGAAGGAAACCAGTGGATATGTCACAGCCATCTGGACAAGAAAACCTTGTTACTTGG GCAAGGCCAATTCTTAGAGATAAGGACCGGTTGGAAGAACTTGCCGATCCAAGGCTTGGGGGAAGGTACCCAAAGGAAGATTTTGTACGTGTTTGCACAATTGCTGCAGCCTGTGTTGCTCCTGAAGCAAGCCAACGACCTACAATGGGTGAAGTGGTACAATCACTTAAAATGGTGCAGCGGATCACAGAATCTCATGATCCTGTGTTAGCCTCATCCAATACACGGCCCAACCTGAGACAGTCCTCTACCACTTACGAGTCTGATGGGACGTCTTCAATGTTTTCTTCAGGTCCTTACTCTGGTCTAAGTACCTTTGACTATGACAACATTTCGAGAACAGCTGTTTTCTCTGAAGATCTTCATGAAGGACGATGA
- the LOC100802533 gene encoding ATP-dependent Clp protease proteolytic subunit 5, chloroplastic — protein sequence MGHTSLFTPSSSLRFNSLLVSSTPSSSSRSNSVSFPALSRNIRKSVEDRKINKNSAVKAVYGDEFWTPARSSPQDIWSIRSDLQVPSSPYFPTYAQGQGPPPMVAERFQSVISQLFQYRIIRCGGAVDDDMANIIVAQLLYLDAVDPNKDIVMYVNSPGGSVTAGMAIFDTMRHIRPDVSTVCVGLAASMGAFLLSAGTKGKRYSLPNSRIMIHQPLGGAQGGQTDIDIQANEMLHHKANLNGYLAYHTGQSLDKINQDTDRDFFMSAKEAKEYGLIDGVIMNPLKALQPLEAAAEGKDRASV from the exons ATGGGGCACACATCCCTTTTCACTCCCTCTTCCTCTCTTAGGTTCAACTCTCTTCTTGTTTCCTCCACCCCCTCTTCTTCTTCACGCTCCAACAGCGTTTCTTTCCCCGCCCTCTCCAG GAACATAAGGAAATCGGTAGAAGAtagaaagattaataaaaattctGCTGTGAAAGCAGTGTATGGTGATGAATTTTGGACACCTGCGAGGAGTTCACCTCAGGATATTTGGTCCATAAG GAGTGATTTGCAAGTCCCATCTTCCCCTTATTTCCCTACCTATGCACAAGGACAAGGGCCACCCCCCATGGTTGCGGAGCGTTTCCAGAGTGTTATAAGTCAGCTTTTCCAATAC AGGATAATCCGTTGTGGTGGAGCAGTTGATGACGATATGGCAAACATCATAGTTGCTCAGCTCCTGTACCTCGACGCTGTTGATCCTAACAAG GATATTGTCATGTATGTAAATTCTCCAGGAGGGTCGGTTACAGCTG GAATGGCTATATTTGATACAATGAGGCATATCCGACCTGATGTGTCTACTGTTTGTGTTGGATTAGCAGCTAG TATGGGAGCTTTTCTGCTGAGCGCAGGGACAAAAG GAAAGAGATACAGCTTGCCAAATTCAAGGATAATGATTCATCAACCGCTTGGTGGTGCTCAAGGAGGGCAAACTGACATAGATATTCAG GCTAATGAAATGCTGCATCATAAGGCAAATCTGAATGGATATCTCGCCTATCACACTGGCCAAAGTTTAGACAAGATCAACCAGGATACAGACCGTGACTTTTTCATGAGTGCAAAAGAAGCCAAGGAATATGGACTCATAGATGGTGTCATTATGAATCCTCTCAAAGCTCTCCAGCCATTAGAGGCTGCAGCAGAAGGTAAAGACCGGGCTAGTGTTTGA
- the LOC102667123 gene encoding uncharacterized protein: MDQFNKTTILFIGTLSCLLLSITAVPSTRVFELAPSQAPTVQPKASGIRLLANLVAKNAKQFSPEILKFCSGTEHAALCAETIAPYLAGEFDPLKALEMEINASMEKAKEIGGNIKKMLDNPATEKKAIDALGICQSQYDDMVDSMKEGVDLVRQQNVVDARYKLSSVLSYKSACDDAFTESPGVHIPFPEDITKLFQLTSNCLAVMDAIVHKHKM, from the coding sequence ATGGATCAATTCAACAAAACCACCATTCTCTTCATCGGGACCCTCTCCTGCCTCCTCCTATCCATCACGGCCGTCCCCTCAACTCGCGTCTTCGAACTCGCTCCCAGCCAAGCCCCGACCGTCCAACCCAAAGCCTCTGGCATCCGACTCTTGGCCAACCTTGTGGCCAAAAACGCCAAGCAATTCAGTCCAGAGATCCTTAAATTCTGCAGCGGCACCGAGCACGCCGCCCTTTGCGCCGAAACTATTGCACCATACCTAGCCGGCGAATTCGACCCGTTGAAGGCTCTGGAGATGGAGATCAACGCGAGCATGGAGAAGGCGAAGGAGATCGGCGGGAACATCAAGAAGATGCTGGACAACCCGGCCACTGAGAAGAAGGCCATTGACGCGCTGGGCATTTGCCAGTCGCAGTACGATGACATGGTGGATAGCATGAAGGAGGGCGTGGATTTGGTGCGGCAGCAGAACGTGGTGGATGCTCGGTACAAGCTCAGCTCTGTGCTTTCGTACAAAAGCGCCTGCGATGACGCTTTCACCGAGTCTCCCGGCGTCCACATTCCCTTCCCTGAAGACATCACCAAGCTGTTCCAGTTGACCAGCAACTGCCTCGCCGTCATGGATGCCATTGTTCACAAGCACAAGATGTAA
- the LOC112998115 gene encoding LOW QUALITY PROTEIN: uncharacterized protein (The sequence of the model RefSeq protein was modified relative to this genomic sequence to represent the inferred CDS: substituted 2 bases at 2 genomic stop codons), with protein sequence MYEENDYFYHNESEKCTCQYHYQQXSHXHIHLHYHIQMTPLTQFLQYPPPIHESLSQYHPHHQTQNNQKGGCLVNQQPRMPLSHLHQTQDSKGMTQPYLVAMNTRKLDFCVQKSTEECC encoded by the exons ATGTATGAAGAAAATGATTACTTTTATCATAATGAAAGTGAGAAAT GTACATGTCAGTATCACTATCAACAATGAAGTCATTAGCATATCCATCTTCACTATCATATTCAGATGACTCCTCTGACTCAGTTCCTTCAATATCCTCCCCCCATCCATGAATCACTTTCACAAT ATCATCCCCatcatcaaacacaaaataacCAGAAAGGTGGATGCCTTGTGAACCAACAACCAAGAATGCCACTAAGTCATCTGCATCAAACTCAAGATTCAAAGGGCATGACTCAACCTTATCTGGTAGCAATGAACACAAGAAAACTGGACTTCTGTGTCCAGAAGAGCACTGAAGAATGCTGTTAA
- the LOC100305437 gene encoding NAK-like ser/thr protein kinase isoform X1 — MSLLAASTSLSGGLKWWLVLLSCMVWFVVDYGVCGRALQLEAPPSLSPAAAPVVAVDDLPLPVNAHGLKHLPAPFPSRANFTKGRGELQHPPVSGFKNIAPMHPIADAIPSALAQPPLSPYVSDCCKQDMVWKRGSEVCHCAYPIKIDLLLLNVSQNSNWNAFLNGLATQLELQTTQIEIIKFYLLSLSTLNISVDITPHKGVSFSAEEAAKINSSLLLHKVQLDRRFVGDYKVINVTWFKPSPPSPAPTIATSPTKAPKRRAPTTTLSSTSDGGRHSNLLIILGIVTGVLFISIVCVLILCLCTMRPKTKTPPTETENSRIESAVPAVGSLPHPTSTRFIAYEELKEATNNFEPASVLGEGGFGRVFKGVLNDGTAVAIKRLTSGGQQGDKEFLVEVEMLSRLHHRNLVKLVGYYSNRDSSQNLLCYELVANGSLEAWLHGPLGINCPLDWDTRMKIALDAARGLAYLHEDSQPCVIHRDFKASNILLENNFHAKVADFGLAKQAPEGRANYLSTRVMGTFGYVAPEYAMTGHLLVKSDVYSYGVVLLELLTGRKPVDMSQPSGQENLVTWARPILRDKDRLEELADPRLGGRYPKEDFVRVCTIAAACVAPEASQRPTMGEVVQSLKMVQRITESHDPVLASSNTRPNLRQSSTTYESDGTSSMFSSGPYSGLSTFDYDNISRTAVFSEDLHEGR; from the exons ATGTCGCTGCTCGCCGCTTCCACCTCTTTATCTG GTGGATTGAAATGGTGGCTTGTGTTGTTATCTTGCATGGTTTGGTTTGTGGTTGATTATGGTGTGTGTGGAAGAGCACTGCAGCTGGAAGCACCACCTTCTTTGTCTCCTGCTGCAGCACCTGTTGTTGCTGTTGATGATCTGCCACTGCCGGTAAATGCTCATGGGTTGAAGCATTTGCCTGCACCGTTTCCGTCACGCGCCAATTTCACCAAAGGGAGAGGAGAATTACAACATCCTCCGGTTTCTGGGTTTAAGAATATTGCCCCTATGCATCCCATTGCTGATGCTATTCCTTCTGCTCTCGCTCAGCCACCATTGTCCCCTTATGTTTCCG ATTGTTGCAAACAAGACATGGTGTGGAAACGTGGCAGTGAGGTTTGCCACTGTGCTTATCCCATAAAGATAGACCTGCTTCTTTTGAATGTCTCTCAAAACTCCAACTGGAATGCTTTTCTCAATGGTTTGGCCACCCAACTTGAGCTGCAGACTACacaaattgaaattattaaattttatctacTCAGCTTATCAACATTGAATATATCGGTGGATATCACTCCACATAAAGGGGTCAGTTTCTCGGCTGAGGAAGCAGCTAAAATAAACTCATCGCTTTTACTGCATAAGGTTCAACTAGACCGCAGATTCGTGGGTGACTACAAAGTAATCAATGTAACCTGGTTTAAACCTTCACCTCCTTCTCCGG CTCCTACAATTGCTACATCACCAACGAAAGCTCCCAAGAGACGAGCACCTACAACTACATTATCGAGTACTTCAGACGGGGGAAGGCATTCAAACTTGCTTATTATTCTTGGAATTGTCACTGGCGTACTCTTCATTTCCATTGTATGTGTACTTATACTTTGCTTATGCACAATGAggccaaaaacaaaaacacctcCCACAGAAACTG AAAATTCAAGGATTGAAAGTGCAGTTCCTGCTGTTGGGTCTCTTCCCCACCCAACCAGTACCCGCTTTATTGCTTACGAAGAACTTAAAGAAgcaacaaataattttgaacCAGCAAGTGTACTTGGAGAAGGAGGTTTTGGTAGAGTTTTTAAAGGTGTCTTAAATGATGGAACTGCTGTTGCAATTAAGAGACTTACCAGTGGAGGGCAACAAGGTGATAAAGAATTTTTAGTTGAGGTTGAGATGCTTAGTCGGTTGCATCATCGTAACCTTGTAAAACTAGTGGGATACTATAGCAATCGCGACTCATCACAAAATCTACTTTGCTATGAGCTTGTCGCAAATGGAAGCTTGGAGGCCTGGCTTCATG GTCCCCTGGGAATAAATTGCCCCTTGGATTGGGACACTAGAATGAAGATCGCCCTTGATGCTGCAAGAGGACTTGCATACCTGCATGAAGATTCACAGCCCTGTGTTATACACAGAGATTTCAAGGCATCAAACATATTGCTTGAAAACAACTTTCATGCTAAAGTTGCAGATTTCGGTCTAGCTAAACAGGCACCCGAAGGCAGGGCTAATTATCTATCTACTAGAGTCATGGGAACATTTGG GTATGTAGCGCCCGAGTATGCCATGACCGGACACCTACTTGTTAAAAGCGACGTTTATAGCTACGGGGTTGTCTTGCTGGAACTGTTGACCGGAAGGAAACCAGTGGATATGTCACAGCCATCTGGACAAGAAAACCTTGTTACTTGG GCAAGGCCAATTCTTAGAGATAAGGACCGGTTGGAAGAACTTGCCGATCCAAGGCTTGGGGGAAGGTACCCAAAGGAAGATTTTGTACGTGTTTGCACAATTGCTGCAGCCTGTGTTGCTCCTGAAGCAAGCCAACGACCTACAATGGGTGAAGTGGTACAATCACTTAAAATGGTGCAGCGGATCACAGAATCTCATGATCCTGTGTTAGCCTCATCCAATACACGGCCCAACCTGAGACAGTCCTCTACCACTTACGAGTCTGATGGGACGTCTTCAATGTTTTCTTCAGGTCCTTACTCTGGTCTAAGTACCTTTGACTATGACAACATTTCGAGAACAGCTGTTTTCTCTGAAGATCTTCATGAAGGACGATGA